Proteins encoded within one genomic window of Cryptosporangium aurantiacum:
- a CDS encoding MMPL family transporter, whose translation MTTELDSTPTTRPPEPDPPGWRRLITFPAGRRAKFLVILGWLVLAGIAGPLAASLTSVQNNDALTSAPHSSEAYQAQQRVEGAFPGADALVAVAVYTRDTGVTDADRAAVEADRAAFAQYALDGTVPAAVPSEDGQALLLSFPLAGDSDAQSDATTEIRDALSEDKPAGLNTALTGSAGADGDIFDAFEGMDLMLVLVTAGVVTVLLLVTYRSPVLWLIPLLTVAIASQVASAVVYLLAKNAGLEVNLQSQNILTILVFGAGTDYALLLISRYREELRRHEDRHQAMAVALKRSFPAILASAATVSLALLCLLFADLNGTRSLGPVAALGILAAFAAMTTLLPALIVVCGRWLFWPFVPRVGDVVEREPRVWSAVARLVRRAPGRVWGASAALLVVVAFGASTLSLGLPADETFTSEVGSVTGQRLVEQHYAGGTSAPAEIVVDADRAPEAVAAATGVEGVADVADARISEDGRTALIAATLADRPDSAAAQQTVERLRDAVDDTGAQVTGQTAAQLDTEHATDRDHRVLMPLILAVVFLVLVVLLRAIVAPLLLIASVVLSYAAAMGAAAVILHLIGYPRLEYSIVLTTFLFLVALGVDYSIFLMTRAREEVRRLGHTPGVLRGLTATGGVVTSAGVVLAATFAALCVLPLVPSVQIGVIVAVGVLLDTFVVRSLLVPALAVHVGPKIWWPGR comes from the coding sequence ATGACGACTGAACTCGACTCGACCCCAACGACACGACCCCCGGAGCCGGACCCACCCGGTTGGCGCCGGCTCATCACCTTTCCTGCCGGACGGCGCGCGAAGTTCCTGGTCATCCTCGGGTGGCTGGTGCTCGCCGGAATCGCCGGCCCGCTGGCTGCCAGCTTGACCAGCGTCCAGAACAACGACGCGCTGACCTCGGCCCCGCACTCGTCGGAGGCGTACCAGGCACAGCAACGCGTCGAAGGCGCGTTCCCCGGCGCGGACGCGCTCGTGGCGGTCGCGGTCTACACCCGCGACACCGGCGTCACCGACGCCGACCGCGCCGCGGTGGAAGCGGACCGGGCCGCGTTCGCCCAGTACGCGCTCGACGGCACCGTGCCGGCGGCCGTCCCGAGCGAGGACGGTCAGGCCCTGCTGCTGTCGTTCCCGCTCGCGGGTGACAGCGACGCGCAGTCCGACGCCACCACCGAGATCCGGGACGCGCTGTCCGAGGACAAGCCCGCGGGTCTGAACACCGCGCTCACCGGGTCCGCAGGCGCCGACGGCGACATCTTCGACGCGTTCGAGGGCATGGATCTGATGCTCGTGCTGGTCACCGCAGGCGTGGTGACCGTGCTGCTGCTGGTGACCTACCGCAGCCCGGTGCTCTGGTTGATCCCGCTGCTCACGGTCGCGATAGCGAGCCAGGTCGCGAGCGCCGTCGTGTATCTGTTAGCGAAGAACGCCGGGCTGGAAGTCAACCTGCAGTCGCAGAACATCCTGACGATCCTGGTGTTCGGTGCGGGTACCGACTACGCGCTGCTGCTGATCTCCCGCTATCGGGAGGAGTTGCGGCGGCACGAGGACCGGCACCAGGCGATGGCGGTCGCGCTGAAGCGGTCGTTCCCGGCAATCCTCGCGTCGGCGGCGACGGTCTCGCTGGCGCTGCTCTGCCTGCTGTTCGCGGACCTGAACGGCACCCGGTCGCTCGGGCCGGTCGCGGCGCTCGGCATCCTCGCCGCGTTCGCCGCGATGACGACGCTGCTGCCCGCGCTGATCGTCGTGTGCGGACGGTGGCTGTTCTGGCCGTTCGTGCCGCGAGTCGGGGATGTCGTGGAGCGGGAGCCGCGCGTGTGGAGTGCGGTGGCGCGATTGGTGCGACGTGCGCCGGGCCGCGTCTGGGGCGCGTCGGCGGCGCTGCTGGTCGTGGTGGCGTTCGGTGCCTCCACCCTCAGCCTCGGCCTGCCCGCGGACGAGACGTTCACCAGCGAGGTCGGTTCGGTGACCGGACAGCGGCTGGTCGAACAGCACTACGCCGGTGGAACGTCCGCTCCGGCTGAGATCGTGGTGGACGCGGACCGCGCTCCGGAGGCCGTCGCTGCGGCGACGGGCGTCGAGGGCGTCGCGGACGTGGCCGACGCGCGGATCTCGGAGGACGGCCGAACGGCGCTGATCGCCGCGACGCTCGCCGACCGGCCGGACAGTGCGGCCGCGCAGCAGACCGTCGAACGGCTACGGGACGCTGTGGACGACACCGGTGCCCAGGTGACCGGTCAGACCGCGGCCCAGCTCGACACCGAGCACGCAACCGACCGCGACCACCGGGTGCTGATGCCGCTCATCCTCGCCGTGGTGTTCCTGGTGCTGGTCGTGCTGCTGCGGGCGATCGTCGCCCCGCTGCTGCTGATCGCCAGCGTCGTGCTCTCGTACGCAGCGGCGATGGGCGCCGCGGCCGTGATCCTGCACCTGATCGGGTATCCGCGCCTGGAGTACAGCATCGTGCTGACGACGTTCCTGTTCCTGGTCGCGCTCGGCGTCGACTACTCGATCTTCCTGATGACGCGGGCCCGCGAGGAGGTGCGCCGACTCGGTCACACGCCCGGCGTGCTGCGCGGGCTCACGGCCACCGGTGGGGTCGTCACCAGTGCCGGTGTTGTGCTGGCGGCGACGTTCGCGGCGCTCTGCGTCTTGCCGCTGGTGCCGTCGGTGCAGATCGGCGTCATCGTCGCGGTCGGCGTCCTGCTCGACACGTTCGTTGTGCGGTCGCTGCTCGTCCCCGCCCTCGCGGTCCACGTGGGCCCGAAAATCTGGTGGCCCGGCCGCTGA
- a CDS encoding GmrSD restriction endonuclease domain-containing protein codes for MAKLSTILDQIDSGSMLLPEFQRGYVWNRDQVRGFMRSLYLGYPVGSLLVWETDTADQAVRGVVPGGGVRQLLLDGQQRVTSLYGVTRGRPPAFFEGDPAAFTGLRFHVADEVFEFYAPVKMKNDPLWIDVTELFVRGAEWQLERLSSDARNWSYVGRLMKLQNLLDKEFYAEQITGADKTTDVVVEIFNRVNSGGTKLSKGDLALAKICAEWSGARATMRSYLQRWADEGYEFTLDWLLRNVNAVATGRAPFSALDDVSADEFEQALTDAAAHIELALDEIAARLGLDHARVLPGRPAIAVLSRLISDNGGEFGDAAQRDRALYWYIHSGLSGRFAGSTETYLNQDLASVSGPGGVDELIARLERWRGNTLTIDPRDLDGAGKGSRYYPLVYLVGRVLGARDFGTGGEVAAAAGLRVQPLFGKAALSRAGYRPTEINAIANFVLVTPESAAEMARRRPEEFLGRAAEAYPGLLASQCLPADPELWRVERYRDFLAARRELLAAAANQILEGLRTGARVDAPRLPRMVLRPGGDDEIDIRAEEVGALVEELIGLGLAVPERDAEIPDPETGRALSVAEAVWPDGLQPGQGAPVVLELDPDGADLPRMAELGYEVFTSVEALRGYALRRSREATGGAVSAPVPAPPPVVAPAPVVAADPAAEFHRAMTTIHQQARDETGYSATYLLAMLAEDGGVETAKRLLASATVSTGFTALWQKGRLDLTVEALVLDPRFAGLFTAEELDAARSRLAQFGFHA; via the coding sequence ATGGCGAAGTTGAGCACGATCCTCGACCAGATCGATTCCGGGTCGATGCTCCTGCCCGAGTTCCAACGTGGTTACGTCTGGAACCGCGATCAGGTTCGGGGCTTCATGCGGTCGCTGTACCTGGGGTATCCGGTGGGGTCGCTGCTGGTCTGGGAGACCGACACCGCCGACCAGGCCGTGCGGGGCGTGGTCCCCGGGGGCGGAGTGCGGCAGTTACTGCTGGACGGACAACAGCGAGTCACTTCGCTCTACGGCGTGACCCGTGGACGGCCGCCCGCGTTCTTCGAGGGGGATCCCGCGGCGTTCACCGGCTTACGGTTCCACGTGGCCGACGAGGTCTTCGAGTTCTACGCGCCGGTCAAGATGAAGAACGACCCGCTGTGGATCGACGTCACCGAGCTGTTCGTCCGCGGTGCCGAGTGGCAGCTGGAGCGCCTGTCGTCGGACGCGCGCAACTGGTCGTACGTCGGCCGGCTGATGAAACTGCAGAACCTGCTCGACAAGGAGTTCTACGCCGAGCAGATCACCGGCGCGGACAAGACCACCGACGTCGTCGTCGAGATCTTCAACCGGGTCAACTCCGGCGGCACCAAGCTCTCCAAGGGTGACCTCGCGCTGGCCAAGATCTGCGCCGAGTGGTCGGGCGCGCGCGCGACGATGCGCTCCTACCTGCAGCGCTGGGCGGATGAGGGTTACGAGTTCACGCTCGACTGGCTGCTCCGCAACGTGAACGCGGTCGCGACCGGCCGGGCGCCGTTCTCCGCGCTGGACGACGTCTCGGCCGACGAGTTCGAGCAGGCGTTGACCGACGCCGCCGCGCACATCGAACTCGCGCTAGACGAGATCGCCGCGCGGCTCGGGCTCGACCACGCCCGGGTGCTGCCGGGGCGCCCGGCGATCGCGGTGCTCTCCCGGCTGATCTCGGACAACGGCGGTGAGTTCGGGGACGCCGCCCAGCGGGACCGGGCGCTCTACTGGTACATCCACTCAGGCCTGTCGGGGCGGTTCGCCGGCTCTACCGAGACCTACCTCAACCAGGACCTCGCGTCGGTCTCCGGGCCGGGTGGCGTCGACGAGCTGATCGCCCGGCTGGAGCGCTGGCGGGGCAACACCCTGACGATCGACCCGCGCGACCTGGACGGGGCGGGCAAGGGCTCCCGCTACTACCCGCTGGTCTACCTGGTCGGCCGGGTGCTCGGTGCGCGGGACTTCGGCACCGGCGGTGAGGTCGCGGCCGCGGCCGGCCTGCGGGTGCAACCGCTGTTCGGCAAGGCGGCGCTGTCCCGGGCCGGCTACCGGCCGACCGAGATCAACGCGATCGCGAACTTCGTGCTGGTGACGCCGGAGAGCGCGGCCGAGATGGCGCGCCGCCGCCCGGAGGAGTTCCTGGGCCGCGCCGCCGAGGCCTATCCCGGGCTGCTCGCGTCGCAGTGCCTGCCCGCCGACCCCGAGCTGTGGCGGGTCGAGCGGTACCGCGACTTCCTGGCCGCGCGGCGTGAGCTGCTGGCCGCGGCGGCGAACCAGATCCTCGAAGGGTTGCGCACCGGCGCCAGGGTCGACGCACCGCGGCTGCCGCGGATGGTCCTGCGCCCCGGCGGTGACGACGAGATCGACATCCGGGCCGAGGAGGTCGGCGCGCTGGTGGAGGAGCTGATCGGGCTGGGGCTCGCGGTGCCCGAGCGGGACGCCGAGATCCCGGACCCGGAAACCGGCCGCGCACTCTCGGTCGCCGAGGCGGTCTGGCCGGACGGTCTGCAGCCGGGCCAGGGCGCGCCGGTCGTCCTGGAGCTGGACCCGGACGGGGCCGACCTGCCGCGGATGGCGGAGCTCGGCTACGAGGTGTTCACGTCGGTCGAGGCGCTGCGGGGGTACGCGCTGCGCCGGAGCCGGGAGGCGACCGGCGGGGCCGTGTCCGCGCCGGTGCCGGCGCCGCCGCCGGTCGTGGCGCCGGCCCCGGTGGTCGCCGCCGACCCGGCGGCGGAGTTCCACCGGGCTATGACGACGATCCACCAGCAGGCGCGGGACGAGACCGGCTACTCCGCGACGTACCTGCTCGCGATGCTGGCCGAGGACGGCGGCGTCGAGACGGCGAAGCGCCTCCTGGCGTCCGCGACCGTGAGCACGGGGTTCACCGCGCTGTGGCAGAAGGGACGCCTCGACCTGACCGTCGAGGCCCTGGTCCTCGACCCCCGGTTCGCCGGTCTGTTCACCGCGGAGGAGCTGGACGCCGCCCGCAGCCGCCTGGCCCAGTTCGGCTTTCACGCGTGA